In Bacteroidia bacterium, one genomic interval encodes:
- a CDS encoding pentapeptide repeat-containing protein, with translation MYNQSFSNHEFTQAELDKEYESCTFTNCRFEGLNLSNIQFIDCDFQGCNLSGAKLIQTGFKNVRFHTCKLLGLHFESCNPFLLELSFTHCNLQLSCFYKLKLKGTSFLHSQLHEVDFTEADLSLANFSGSDLSQAVFDQTQLQEADFREAHSYRIHPLTNSIKKAKFSMPQATGLLLDFGIQLC, from the coding sequence ATGTATAATCAATCCTTTTCCAACCACGAATTTACTCAAGCTGAGCTGGACAAAGAATACGAGTCTTGTACTTTTACCAATTGCCGTTTCGAAGGACTCAACTTGTCAAACATTCAATTCATTGATTGCGATTTTCAGGGTTGTAACCTGAGTGGGGCAAAATTAATTCAAACCGGATTTAAGAATGTTCGGTTCCATACCTGCAAGCTTCTTGGTTTGCATTTCGAATCATGTAACCCCTTCTTGCTGGAGTTAAGTTTTACCCATTGCAACCTGCAACTTTCCTGTTTTTATAAGCTTAAATTAAAAGGAACTTCTTTCCTCCATTCCCAGCTCCATGAAGTTGATTTTACCGAAGCCGATTTAAGCTTAGCCAACTTTAGCGGATCAGACTTATCCCAAGCCGTTTTTGACCAAACCCAGTTGCAAGAGGCTGATTTCAGAGAAGCTCATTCTTATCGCATTCATCCGCTAACCAATTCTATTAAAAAGGCTAAATTTAGTATGCCACAAGCCACCGGCCTCTTGCTGGATTTTGGAATTCAACTTTGTTAG
- a CDS encoding T9SS type A sorting domain-containing protein — RRSFIKASGILGVASLFPLGKVFAGTSQLSNAASCTLIPVETAGPFPLDLTENTTFFRQDIRESKTGIQLNLKIKIIGNENCLPMENVRVNIWHCDKDGLYSGYSQTNNPGQSGLTYLRGYQFTDSNGEVEFVTIFPGWYNGRICHIHFQAYVNSSYAAISQLTFPIETKQAIYSDNSSVYTNGTDPMSISSDNVFSDGYSFQMASLTANASTGGYDAYLEVTIEGSGITGIGHLEKENAKNFSLGQNYPNPFENETTIPISLQLPSDVKLDLFDLQGRKVWSQMQNNLSSGNHKFEINLNNLGLTKANYAYQLTVKNANGTFIGSKLMTAAK; from the coding sequence CGACGCTCATTTATTAAAGCAAGTGGAATTTTGGGGGTAGCCTCCTTATTTCCTTTGGGAAAAGTTTTTGCAGGAACAAGTCAACTAAGCAATGCGGCAAGTTGCACCTTAATTCCGGTTGAAACAGCCGGACCTTTTCCATTGGATTTAACAGAGAACACTACTTTTTTCAGACAGGATATCCGAGAAAGTAAAACCGGAATTCAACTGAATCTTAAAATAAAAATCATAGGAAACGAGAATTGTCTTCCGATGGAAAATGTAAGGGTTAATATTTGGCATTGCGATAAAGATGGATTGTATTCAGGATATAGTCAAACGAACAATCCGGGCCAATCGGGGCTTACCTACCTGAGGGGATATCAGTTTACAGATTCAAACGGAGAAGTTGAATTTGTGACCATTTTTCCTGGGTGGTATAATGGAAGAATTTGCCATATTCATTTTCAGGCTTATGTTAATAGTAGCTATGCTGCTATTTCACAATTAACCTTTCCAATAGAAACCAAGCAGGCAATTTATTCTGATAACTCCTCTGTATATACCAATGGAACAGACCCGATGTCTATTAGTTCGGATAATGTATTTTCAGATGGTTATAGTTTTCAAATGGCCAGCTTAACGGCCAATGCATCAACAGGCGGATATGATGCCTATTTGGAAGTTACTATAGAAGGAAGTGGTATTACCGGAATTGGTCATTTGGAAAAGGAAAATGCCAAGAATTTTAGTTTGGGACAAAACTATCCCAATCCATTTGAAAATGAAACAACCATTCCAATAAGTCTGCAATTGCCATCGGATGTAAAATTAGATTTGTTTGATCTCCAGGGAAGAAAAGTTTGGAGCCAAATGCAGAATAACCTTTCAAGTGGTAATCATAAATTTGAAATAAATCTGAATAATTTAGGCTTGACAAAAGCCAATTATGCTTATCAGCTTACTGTAAAAAATGCAAATGGCACATTTATAGGAAGCAAGCTGATGACGGCTGCGAAATAA